A section of the Chloroflexota bacterium genome encodes:
- a CDS encoding GYD domain-containing protein, translating to MTGTGGTGRGVSIGIGHCKERTGTMPKFLFSAGYTTAGIEGLQREGGTGRKAMFSAMIEKLGGSLEAFYYAFGPDDLIMIADLPDDESAVAMSMEVAKAGAIGIRTVVLVSPETLDRAGNIEVDYRVPGA from the coding sequence ATGACCGGCACCGGCGGCACCGGCCGGGGTGTTTCAATTGGCATAGGGCATTGCAAGGAAAGGACGGGGACGATGCCGAAATTCTTGTTCAGCGCCGGCTACACAACGGCCGGAATCGAAGGGCTGCAGCGTGAAGGCGGGACCGGCCGCAAAGCAATGTTCTCCGCCATGATCGAGAAGTTGGGCGGCAGCCTCGAAGCGTTCTACTACGCATTCGGGCCGGACGATCTGATCATGATCGCCGATCTACCCGACGACGAGTCAGCGGTGGCGATGTCGATGGAGGTCGCCAAGGCAGGCGCTATCGGGATTCGAACGGTGGTATTGGTTTCGCCCGAGACCCTGGACCGAGCCGGAAACATCGAGGTCGATTACCGAGTGCCTGGCGCCTAG
- a CDS encoding DUF418 domain-containing protein, which produces MMLAGGRLAVNQRAADSGPISESGRITSLDLIRGVAVLGILLMNAVAFKFDWPGYLNLSAAGSESALDWAVGISGEIFVDQKFMGLFSLLFGAGMILFVDRAASRGRRALVLYLWRNALLLAIGLLHFALWEGDILMVYAVCSVFLIVARKLRNWILVAAGVSAFALSVPLALLAQAYADSSGMSLAGIWTPGSSSENEDLAGLALLAYFPRALGMMLLGAGIYRAGFLSGEWPVARYRAAAALGLTIGLGLATLGVVVTAANDYGPGVAFVGQVPNTVGTIPASLGYLSLIVLWNNGADSRPKRLLRAVGRLALTNYLAQSVLGVLVLTYWLGDSDEVNRTAILVFVAGVWVLQIWWSQLWLSHFRYGPAEWLWRCATYRNLQPIRRNPRQAGD; this is translated from the coding sequence TTGATGCTCGCGGGAGGACGCTTGGCGGTTAACCAGCGTGCGGCCGATTCCGGCCCGATTAGCGAATCCGGGCGGATAACCAGCCTCGATCTAATTCGCGGCGTTGCGGTGCTCGGGATCCTGCTCATGAATGCGGTCGCGTTCAAATTCGACTGGCCCGGGTATCTGAACCTGAGCGCCGCCGGGTCGGAGTCGGCCCTGGACTGGGCGGTAGGCATCTCCGGCGAAATATTCGTCGATCAGAAGTTCATGGGATTGTTCTCCCTGCTCTTCGGGGCCGGGATGATCCTCTTCGTTGACCGGGCCGCGAGCAGAGGTAGGCGGGCGCTCGTTTTGTACCTGTGGCGAAACGCGCTGCTGCTGGCCATCGGCCTTCTCCACTTCGCCCTCTGGGAAGGCGACATCCTCATGGTCTATGCGGTCTGCTCGGTTTTCCTGATCGTGGCGCGAAAGCTGCGCAATTGGATCCTGGTAGCGGCCGGGGTATCGGCCTTTGCGCTATCGGTCCCCTTGGCGCTGCTGGCCCAGGCGTACGCGGATTCATCCGGCATGTCTTTGGCGGGCATCTGGACCCCGGGCAGCTCCTCCGAGAACGAAGATCTCGCCGGACTCGCACTGCTGGCCTATTTCCCGCGGGCGCTCGGAATGATGCTGTTGGGCGCGGGAATCTACCGAGCCGGTTTCCTCAGCGGTGAATGGCCGGTCGCCAGGTACCGGGCAGCGGCCGCGCTGGGGCTGACCATCGGCCTAGGGTTGGCCACACTCGGGGTCGTGGTCACCGCCGCCAACGACTATGGACCCGGCGTGGCGTTTGTCGGCCAAGTCCCGAACACGGTCGGCACGATACCGGCGTCCTTGGGCTATCTGAGCCTTATCGTTCTGTGGAACAATGGCGCGGATTCGCGGCCGAAGCGACTATTGCGCGCCGTCGGCCGACTCGCGCTGACGAACTACTTGGCGCAATCGGTCCTCGGCGTACTCGTCCTAACCTATTGGCTCGGGGATTCCGACGAGGTCAATCGGACCGCGATCCTGGTATTCGTGGCGGGGGTTTGGGTCCTGCAGATCTGGTGGTCGCAGCTGTGGCTGAGCCACTTCCGGTACGGACCCGCCGAATGGCTGTGGCGGTGCGCCACCTACCGGAATCTGCAACCAATCCGCCGGAATCCGCGGCAGGCCGGCGACTAG